The Arachis hypogaea cultivar Tifrunner chromosome 16, arahy.Tifrunner.gnm2.J5K5, whole genome shotgun sequence genome contains a region encoding:
- the LOC112755342 gene encoding histone-lysine N-methyltransferase ATX5 → MEVYRSLGGALKPTDIDTLWVHVTCAWFRPEVAFASDEKMEPALGILSIPSSSFVKICVICKQIHGSCTQCCKCSTYFHAMCASRAGYRMELHISEKNGKQTTKMVSYCAYHRAPNPDTVLIMQTPLGVISTKSLLQTKKKTGSRLISSRRTKVEETPQAEDTEHEPFSAARCRIFQRTNYTKKKSAADAVPHHVRGPYHHPLDAIQSLNAPYHHPLRAQLIVLSESASSLITVPPPTSGTPLLNIDS, encoded by the exons ATGGAAGTTTATCGTTCCTTAGGTGGTGCTCTAAAGCCAACAGATATTGACACGTTATGGGTTCATGTCACTTGTGCTTGGTTTCGGCCTGAAGTGGCTTTTGCTAGTGATGAGAAGATGGAGCCTGCTTTGGGTATTCTTAGTATTCCGTCAAGTTCTTTTGTTAAG ATTTGTGTTATTTGTAAGCAAATTCATGGTTCATGCACACAATGTTGCAAGTGTTCTACTTATTTCCATGCCATGTGTGCATCAAGGGCTGGCTACCGAATGGAG TTGCACATTTCGGAGAAAAATGGTAAACAGACAACAAAAATGGTTTCCTATTGTGCTTATCACAG GGCTCCCAATCCAGACACTGTTTTGATTATGCAAACCCCCCTTGGGGTCATATCAACTAAAAGTCTTCTACAAACTAAGAAAAAAACGGGTTCCAGGCTAATttcctctagaagaacaaaggtaGAAGAAACCCCTCAAGCAGAAGATACTGAACATGAGCCATTCTCTGCCGCTAGATGTCGAATCTTTCAAAGAACAAACTACACTAAAAAG AAATCAGCAGCTGATGCCGTTCCTCATCATGTGAGGGGTCCCTACCATCATCCTTTAGATGCAATACAGAGTTTGAATGCTCCCTACCATCATCCATTAAGAGCACAACTAATTGTCCTCTCAGAATCTGCCTCCTCACTCATAACCGTCCCTCCCCCAACATCAGGCACACCTTTATTAAATATagatagttga